From the Alkalibacter rhizosphaerae genome, one window contains:
- the radA gene encoding DNA repair protein RadA — MKNKTVYVCTHCQAESYKWQGYCSNCGEWNTLEEQRRTKEQEVRNKAAASTARKARPLSQVPQNTAQRIVTGISEFDRVMGGGIVRDSISIVTAKPGAGKSTLLLQVAGELARQKYKVLYASGEESESQIKSRADRLFHQVDDGLLVYSDNNLEHVLYNVEVEDPDLVILDSIQTFVLPGQSDARAGSPTQTMECANAMLQLAKDPQRPRSVMMVGQMTKKDEMAGLRALEHLVDVVLLIEGEDTEELRSLSVTKNRFGSTWERGYFSMEEKGLVSITNPSEFFMTKRDQHDLVGGSGLTVIRDGSRSIIVEIESLVSQSFMPYPTRICECIPRDQLNTLLSVLEQKAGMTFYDKNVVLKSTGGLKMKEQSVNLCVLMSVVSSLKNKGIPSDVCFVADVGLTGELKKVPSLEQRIRELDRMGFKKVFVAKNDVRIKQEFTHVVVDQCKNIQEVIQKCFGKIV, encoded by the coding sequence TTGAAGAATAAAACCGTATACGTCTGCACCCATTGTCAGGCAGAGTCCTATAAGTGGCAGGGATACTGTTCCAATTGCGGAGAATGGAACACCTTGGAAGAGCAGAGGCGCACCAAGGAACAAGAGGTCCGGAACAAAGCTGCTGCATCTACTGCAAGGAAGGCAAGGCCCTTGTCTCAGGTCCCCCAAAATACGGCCCAACGGATCGTGACTGGCATTTCCGAATTTGACCGGGTCATGGGAGGAGGGATCGTAAGAGATTCCATTTCCATCGTGACGGCAAAACCGGGTGCCGGAAAATCCACGCTGCTGCTCCAGGTGGCAGGAGAATTGGCCAGGCAAAAATACAAAGTGTTGTATGCATCCGGAGAGGAGAGCGAAAGCCAAATCAAGAGTCGGGCGGATCGCCTTTTTCATCAAGTGGACGATGGATTGCTGGTGTACAGCGACAATAATCTGGAACATGTGCTGTACAACGTGGAGGTGGAAGATCCGGACCTGGTGATCCTGGACAGTATCCAGACTTTTGTTTTGCCGGGACAGTCCGATGCCAGGGCGGGTTCTCCCACCCAAACCATGGAATGTGCCAATGCCATGCTGCAATTGGCTAAAGACCCCCAACGCCCCCGCAGTGTCATGATGGTTGGTCAAATGACAAAGAAGGACGAGATGGCGGGTCTTCGGGCCCTGGAGCACTTGGTGGATGTGGTTCTCTTGATCGAAGGGGAAGACACGGAGGAACTGCGCAGCTTAAGCGTTACCAAAAATCGTTTCGGCAGTACCTGGGAGCGGGGTTACTTCTCCATGGAGGAAAAAGGCTTGGTCTCCATAACCAATCCGTCAGAGTTTTTTATGACCAAACGGGATCAACATGATTTGGTGGGAGGGAGCGGCCTGACGGTGATCCGGGATGGTTCCAGGTCCATAATCGTAGAGATCGAAAGTTTGGTTTCCCAATCATTCATGCCCTACCCCACCAGGATCTGCGAATGCATACCCAGAGATCAACTCAATACTCTTTTGTCTGTTTTGGAACAAAAGGCGGGCATGACATTTTATGATAAAAACGTGGTCTTGAAAAGCACAGGTGGTTTGAAAATGAAAGAGCAGTCCGTCAACCTGTGTGTGCTGATGAGCGTTGTCTCGTCGTTGAAAAACAAAGGGATCCCGTCGGATGTTTGTTTTGTGGCAGATGTGGGATTGACCGGAGAGTTGAAAAAGGTACCTTCTTTGGAGCAGCGCATTCGAGAATTGGATCGAATGGGCTTCAAAAAAGTGTTCGTCGCAAAAAACGATGTTCGGATCAAACAGGAATTCACCCATGTTGTTGTTGACCAATGCAAGAACATTCAGGAAGTCATCCAAAAATGCTTTGGAAAAATTGTCTAA
- a CDS encoding CarD family transcriptional regulator, with protein sequence MFKIGDKIVYPMHGAGIIEGIEEKEILGETLPYFVLKLPVGSMKIMVPVNNCSDLGIRPIVSNEELEKALDILQECQNDMESNWNRRYRENLEKLKTGDIMDIAEVVKDLYIMDKEKGLSTGEKKMLNNAKQILISEIVLVRDMDNEEAEALIKDCFKE encoded by the coding sequence ATGTTCAAAATAGGCGACAAAATCGTATATCCGATGCATGGAGCGGGGATCATTGAAGGCATTGAGGAGAAGGAAATCTTAGGTGAGACGCTACCCTATTTCGTATTGAAATTACCAGTGGGGAGCATGAAGATCATGGTGCCCGTGAACAATTGTTCGGATCTGGGGATCCGACCCATCGTCAGCAACGAGGAGTTGGAAAAGGCGTTGGACATTTTGCAGGAGTGTCAAAACGACATGGAAAGCAATTGGAATCGGAGATACAGGGAGAATCTTGAAAAGCTGAAAACTGGCGACATTATGGATATAGCGGAAGTGGTAAAGGACCTGTACATCATGGACAAGGAAAAAGGACTTTCCACAGGAGAGAAGAAGATGCTCAACAACGCGAAGCAGATCCTCATCAGTGAAATAGTGCTGGTTCGGGATATGGATAATGAAGAAGCGGAAGCTTTGATCAAGGATTGCTTTAAAGAATAG
- a CDS encoding PIN/TRAM domain-containing protein, with amino-acid sequence MVVKVIRWVLALLGAVIGYQVAAGLLRMEFISNFLGSLGEGAKSIVIYVVGGLILGLLFYMLSPSIIGFGLKISKKIEYTLAEFSIPELIISTIGLIIGLIIAALLSLPISNFRLLPGVTELIVTLIYILFGYLGITLAGKNTDVILGLFKRSPKEVKPQKPKMTCPKILDTSVIIDGRIFDICKTGFVEGVLIIPGFVLSELQYIADSSDSLKRTKGRRGLDILNRIQKELDIEVMISDKEYPEISEVDSKLLQLAKDIKGKVVTNDYNLNKVAEFHGVGVLNINELSNAVKPVVIPGEEMVVTVIKDGKESNQGVAYLDDGTMIVVENGKRYVGSTIEVVVTSVLQTAAGRMIFAKPKKNGSKTA; translated from the coding sequence ATGGTCGTAAAAGTGATTCGATGGGTCCTGGCTTTATTGGGAGCGGTAATCGGATATCAAGTGGCGGCTGGATTGCTTCGCATGGAGTTTATAAGCAATTTTCTAGGCAGTCTGGGAGAAGGAGCAAAAAGCATCGTCATATATGTCGTTGGTGGTCTTATACTTGGTTTGTTGTTTTATATGCTGTCTCCTTCCATTATAGGGTTCGGGCTGAAAATCTCGAAAAAAATCGAATATACGTTGGCAGAATTCTCCATACCAGAATTGATCATTTCCACAATTGGTCTGATCATCGGACTGATCATAGCGGCGTTGTTGTCTTTGCCCATCAGCAATTTTCGATTGCTGCCGGGTGTGACAGAGCTGATCGTGACATTGATCTACATTTTATTCGGGTATTTGGGGATCACCCTGGCCGGAAAGAATACGGATGTGATCCTGGGACTGTTTAAAAGAAGTCCAAAGGAAGTGAAACCGCAAAAGCCGAAAATGACCTGTCCAAAAATCTTGGATACCAGTGTGATCATTGATGGAAGGATTTTTGACATATGCAAAACCGGCTTTGTTGAAGGAGTCTTGATCATTCCCGGGTTTGTCCTGTCGGAACTGCAGTATATTGCAGATTCCTCCGATTCTTTGAAAAGGACCAAAGGCCGACGGGGTTTGGATATTTTGAATCGAATCCAGAAGGAACTGGATATTGAAGTGATGATTTCCGACAAGGAGTATCCGGAAATAAGCGAAGTGGATTCCAAATTGTTGCAACTGGCCAAAGATATCAAGGGAAAAGTCGTGACCAATGACTACAACCTTAACAAAGTGGCCGAATTCCATGGCGTAGGCGTACTGAACATCAATGAGCTGTCCAATGCCGTCAAACCGGTTGTCATACCGGGTGAGGAAATGGTGGTAACAGTGATCAAGGATGGGAAAGAATCCAATCAGGGTGTTGCCTACTTGGACGACGGAACCATGATCGTGGTGGAAAACGGGAAACGTTATGTGGGCAGTACCATTGAGGTGGTGGTCACCAGCGTATTGCAAACAGCTGCTGGACGGATGATCTTCGCCAAACCCAAGAAAAACGGAAGCAAGACTGCGTAA
- the ispD gene encoding 2-C-methyl-D-erythritol 4-phosphate cytidylyltransferase has product MGKPFVSAIIVAAGNGSRMNAGRNKQYLYLNGKPILVHTLKAFEKCGSIDEVILVISAQDAALCREEVLATNGFKKIKALVFGGQTRQESMYNGLREVSKQAEIVVTHDGARPLIHTKTLTQCVEETITHGATIVAVPVKETIKMVGDDLEVIDTPKRSCLWSVQTPQTFRRELLEEAHKSAKEAGFLGTDDAMLVERLGHPVKVVKGHYENIKITTPEDLILAESIFQRLL; this is encoded by the coding sequence ATGGGAAAACCTTTTGTTAGTGCCATAATTGTAGCAGCCGGGAACGGAAGCCGAATGAATGCGGGAAGAAACAAACAATACCTGTATTTGAACGGAAAACCTATTTTGGTGCACACATTAAAGGCATTCGAAAAATGCGGCAGCATCGATGAAGTGATCCTGGTCATCAGTGCGCAGGATGCAGCTTTGTGTCGGGAAGAAGTGTTGGCGACCAACGGATTCAAAAAAATAAAAGCATTGGTGTTTGGTGGACAAACCAGACAAGAATCCATGTACAACGGGTTGAGAGAAGTGTCCAAACAGGCGGAGATCGTAGTCACTCATGATGGTGCCAGGCCACTGATCCACACCAAGACCCTAACCCAGTGTGTGGAGGAAACCATAACCCATGGGGCTACCATTGTGGCTGTTCCCGTCAAGGAGACCATCAAAATGGTGGGCGATGATTTGGAAGTGATCGACACGCCAAAACGGTCTTGCTTGTGGTCGGTTCAAACACCACAAACATTTCGCAGGGAATTGTTGGAAGAAGCCCATAAAAGCGCAAAAGAAGCCGGATTTCTTGGCACGGACGACGCCATGCTGGTGGAACGTCTGGGACATCCCGTCAAAGTCGTTAAAGGGCATTATGAAAATATAAAAATTACAACACCGGAAGATTTGATTCTTGCAGAATCCATTTTTCAACGGTTGTTGTAA
- the glmM gene encoding phosphoglucosamine mutase, with protein MSRLFGTDGVRGIANKELTPELAFALGRAGAFVLAQNNHKPKFVIGKDTRISGDLLESALIAGILSIGGEVIRAGVIPTPAIAVLNRLLRADAGVMISASHNPAEFNGIKFFDGQGFKLKDEIEDQIEMLIRSKFVYPEMTGDQVGFITELPDANEMYEQFLLKTLHADLTGLEIVLDCANGAAYRIGPEVFEKAGAKVTVIGNDPDGININLNCGSTHMERLKAEVLEQKAHFGLAFDGDADRMLAVDENGNLVDGDKLLTIFACNMKKHNLLKNNTVVVTVMSNMGLDIALEENQCHSVKTQVGDRYVLEEMLKNGYNLGGEQSGHLILLDYNTTGDGVLSGLQLAAIVKEEGKTLGTLASTMKIMPQVLVNAKVNGQKKMDYEKDAAIQEEIKRMENMLHKKGRVLIRPSGTEPLVRVMLEGENLEEIHDMANRLAEMIATKLK; from the coding sequence ATGAGTAGATTGTTTGGAACCGACGGCGTTCGCGGCATCGCAAACAAGGAACTGACGCCGGAGTTGGCCTTCGCCCTTGGTAGAGCCGGAGCCTTTGTTTTGGCACAAAATAACCACAAACCCAAATTTGTCATCGGGAAAGACACCCGGATTTCAGGAGACCTACTGGAATCGGCGTTGATCGCTGGGATCTTGTCCATCGGTGGAGAAGTGATACGGGCTGGCGTCATACCCACTCCGGCAATTGCCGTGTTGAACCGTTTATTGCGTGCAGATGCAGGAGTTATGATAAGCGCCTCCCACAATCCTGCAGAATTCAACGGTATCAAATTTTTTGATGGGCAAGGATTCAAATTGAAGGATGAGATAGAAGATCAAATCGAAATGCTGATCCGATCCAAGTTCGTTTATCCGGAAATGACAGGGGATCAAGTTGGATTCATCACCGAATTGCCGGATGCCAACGAGATGTACGAGCAATTCCTGTTGAAGACCCTGCATGCAGACTTGACTGGTTTAGAGATCGTTTTGGATTGTGCCAATGGCGCCGCTTATCGCATCGGACCGGAAGTCTTTGAAAAAGCCGGAGCAAAAGTGACGGTCATCGGAAACGACCCGGATGGCATCAACATCAATTTAAATTGCGGTTCCACCCACATGGAACGATTGAAAGCGGAAGTACTGGAACAAAAAGCCCACTTTGGCCTGGCTTTCGATGGGGATGCAGATCGAATGCTGGCCGTAGACGAAAACGGCAATCTGGTGGATGGAGACAAACTGCTGACGATTTTCGCCTGCAACATGAAAAAGCATAATCTTTTAAAAAACAATACGGTGGTCGTAACGGTCATGAGCAACATGGGCCTGGACATCGCCCTGGAAGAAAACCAGTGCCATTCCGTGAAGACCCAGGTCGGAGATCGATACGTCCTGGAAGAAATGTTGAAAAATGGCTACAATTTAGGTGGAGAACAATCGGGCCATTTGATTTTGCTGGATTACAATACGACGGGAGACGGCGTTCTCAGCGGTCTTCAATTGGCCGCCATCGTCAAGGAAGAAGGCAAAACGCTGGGGACATTGGCTTCCACCATGAAGATCATGCCTCAAGTACTGGTCAATGCCAAAGTCAACGGACAAAAGAAAATGGATTATGAAAAAGATGCCGCCATCCAGGAGGAAATCAAACGGATGGAGAACATGCTTCATAAAAAGGGCCGGGTTTTGATACGACCTTCCGGGACAGAACCTTTGGTTCGGGTCATGTTGGAAGGGGAGAACCTGGAAGAGATCCATGATATGGCCAACCGCCTGGCAGAGATGATCGCCACTAAACTGAAATAA
- the glmS gene encoding glutamine--fructose-6-phosphate transaminase (isomerizing) — MCGIVGYIGEKQAAPILVEGLKKLEYRGYDSAGVAIYDMEKIHIRKKKGRLAMLEEEVTKNEAKGVLGIGHTRWATHGAPSDINSHPHCNGDCSISIVHNGIIENYMDLKEGLIEKGYIFHSETDTEVIAHLIDDLYDTDLLSAVQAAVKMLKGSYALGVISSKEPDKIIAVRKDSPLVVGLGERENFIASDIPAILNHTRRVYLLDDNEVAVLTKDGVKVLDKYGEECGKQVFKVDWDAADAEKGGYDYFMHKEIHEQPKALRDTMTSRISSENDDIVLDQIKLGKDEMEKINKVYIVACGTAYHAGLIGKFAIEKYARIPVEAEIASEFRYRNPIVDEKTLLIVLSQSGETADTLAAMRLVRERGGRVMAITNVIGSTVSREADDVMYTWAGPEIAVASTKAYTTQLACMYMIAIHLGLLKETITKEYADRIRLALLKAPEEIEYVIKQEERIKEFAYKHFKVEDMFFLGRGLDNYVAMEGSLKMKEISYIHSEAYPAGELKHGTIALVVDDTVIIALCTQEELFEKMLSNIKEVKARGAYIMAIAQEKNKSIEREADEVFYIKDTEDDVASIATVVYLQILAYYLSVARGCDVDKPRNLAKSVTVE; from the coding sequence ATGTGTGGTATCGTAGGATATATAGGAGAAAAACAAGCAGCACCCATCCTGGTGGAAGGTCTCAAAAAACTGGAATACCGAGGGTATGACTCTGCAGGGGTCGCCATATATGACATGGAGAAGATCCATATTCGAAAGAAAAAAGGCCGCCTGGCCATGTTGGAGGAGGAAGTAACGAAAAATGAGGCCAAAGGGGTCCTGGGAATCGGACATACCCGTTGGGCGACCCACGGTGCACCTTCTGATATCAATTCACATCCACATTGCAACGGGGATTGTTCCATCAGCATCGTTCACAACGGGATCATCGAAAACTATATGGATCTGAAAGAAGGGTTGATCGAAAAAGGGTATATCTTTCATTCTGAAACGGATACGGAGGTCATCGCCCACTTGATCGATGATCTGTATGATACGGATCTTCTTTCCGCAGTCCAAGCCGCAGTGAAAATGTTGAAAGGTTCTTATGCTTTGGGTGTCATCAGCAGCAAGGAACCGGACAAGATCATTGCCGTGCGAAAGGATAGTCCTCTTGTCGTCGGTTTGGGGGAACGAGAAAACTTTATTGCATCGGACATTCCCGCCATTCTGAACCATACGAGAAGGGTATATCTGCTGGATGACAATGAAGTGGCGGTATTGACCAAGGACGGCGTAAAAGTACTGGACAAATATGGAGAAGAGTGTGGAAAACAGGTCTTTAAGGTGGATTGGGACGCAGCCGATGCGGAAAAGGGCGGCTACGATTATTTCATGCATAAGGAGATCCACGAGCAACCCAAGGCTTTGCGGGACACCATGACTTCCAGAATTTCCAGCGAAAACGACGACATCGTTCTGGATCAGATCAAATTGGGCAAAGATGAGATGGAAAAGATCAATAAAGTATATATTGTCGCTTGCGGTACGGCCTACCATGCCGGCTTGATCGGCAAATTTGCCATTGAAAAGTACGCCAGGATCCCGGTTGAGGCGGAGATCGCATCGGAATTCCGATATCGAAACCCCATCGTAGATGAAAAAACTCTGCTCATTGTTTTGAGTCAATCCGGCGAGACGGCGGATACACTGGCCGCCATGCGTCTGGTCAGGGAACGAGGCGGCAGAGTCATGGCCATCACCAATGTCATTGGGAGTACCGTATCTCGAGAAGCGGATGACGTCATGTACACCTGGGCGGGTCCGGAGATCGCGGTTGCATCTACCAAGGCCTACACGACCCAATTGGCTTGCATGTACATGATCGCCATCCATCTGGGTCTGCTGAAAGAAACCATTACCAAGGAATATGCAGACCGGATCCGCCTGGCGTTGCTGAAGGCACCGGAGGAGATCGAATACGTCATCAAGCAGGAAGAACGGATCAAGGAATTCGCCTACAAGCATTTCAAAGTGGAAGACATGTTTTTCCTTGGAAGGGGATTGGACAACTATGTGGCCATGGAAGGGTCCCTGAAGATGAAGGAGATCTCCTACATCCATTCGGAGGCATACCCTGCCGGGGAGCTTAAACACGGCACCATTGCCCTTGTGGTGGACGACACGGTCATCATAGCACTGTGTACCCAGGAAGAGCTCTTTGAAAAAATGTTGAGCAATATCAAGGAAGTAAAGGCGCGGGGAGCCTACATCATGGCCATCGCCCAGGAAAAAAACAAGTCCATTGAACGAGAAGCAGACGAGGTATTTTACATCAAGGACACAGAGGATGATGTGGCCTCCATTGCCACCGTTGTTTATCTTCAAATTCTGGCATATTATCTGTCCGTTGCCAGAGGGTGTGATGTGGACAAACCAAGAAACCTGGCCAAGTCGGTCACGGTGGAATAA
- a CDS encoding MptD family putative ECF transporter S component, translated as MKYTTKDITLIGVVAALTVVIGYVFYLVGHFFPIPGYKFVVFAPFLGFMMYIPVRKVGKMGVMTAVNMVFGLIMAMVSLIMTVAIVSAGVLAELVAWILFRRYDTSKKTILAVGLYPVAAVLCASYASFYLTGNVLYQVVGGGAFVVVLSLVIYLLGTMGAYMADRVVYRRIIEIRNVENGKDGV; from the coding sequence GTGAAGTATACTACAAAGGATATCACACTGATCGGAGTAGTGGCGGCCTTGACGGTGGTCATCGGTTATGTTTTTTACCTTGTTGGTCATTTTTTCCCAATACCCGGCTACAAGTTTGTCGTATTTGCACCATTTTTAGGTTTCATGATGTATATTCCCGTTCGAAAAGTGGGGAAAATGGGAGTCATGACAGCTGTGAATATGGTTTTTGGACTGATCATGGCCATGGTTTCCCTGATCATGACCGTTGCCATCGTGTCTGCAGGTGTCCTTGCAGAGCTGGTGGCATGGATCCTGTTTCGCAGGTACGACACATCGAAAAAGACCATTTTGGCAGTGGGTCTTTATCCTGTGGCGGCAGTGCTTTGTGCTTCCTATGCATCTTTTTATCTGACGGGAAACGTTTTGTATCAGGTGGTAGGTGGAGGAGCATTTGTAGTGGTGCTCAGTTTGGTCATCTATCTGTTGGGGACGATGGGAGCTTACATGGCAGACCGGGTGGTGTATCGTCGAATCATAGAAATTCGAAATGTGGAAAATGGAAAGGACGGAGTATAG
- a CDS encoding FMN-binding protein yields MSVKKKLLIVVFVMAVVIFVAGQIAVDKIEKNFQSLKNDPVEEVDLTRIGDGTYPGSYEVFPVAVELTVEVENHRIIKVDILKHQNGQGEPAEDLADIMVEEQRIAVDDVTGATYSSLVIKKAVESALK; encoded by the coding sequence GTGTCGGTAAAGAAGAAACTATTGATCGTTGTTTTTGTCATGGCAGTGGTGATTTTTGTGGCAGGACAGATTGCTGTCGATAAAATCGAGAAAAACTTTCAATCTTTGAAAAATGATCCAGTGGAAGAAGTGGATTTGACCAGGATCGGTGACGGCACCTATCCCGGGTCCTACGAAGTATTTCCCGTTGCCGTAGAATTGACCGTAGAGGTGGAAAATCACCGAATCATCAAGGTGGATATTCTGAAGCATCAAAATGGTCAGGGAGAACCTGCAGAGGATCTGGCAGATATCATGGTAGAGGAACAGCGCATTGCTGTTGATGATGTGACTGGAGCTACTTACAGTAGTCTGGTCATCAAAAAAGCGGTAGAATCCGCATTAAAATAA
- a CDS encoding PTS galactitol transporter subunit IIB — protein MAMKKILVACSSEISPSTTVAKKVGSLCKQKGISCATVQCTAQEAKSKVKTLRPDVIIGAMDFMEEFDVPVLSGDPFLDDVESEKTMDQLMSVLGS, from the coding sequence ATGGCAATGAAAAAAATTTTGGTGGCATGCAGTTCTGAAATTAGTCCATCCACAACGGTGGCAAAAAAAGTGGGGTCCTTATGCAAGCAAAAGGGGATTTCCTGTGCAACAGTACAATGTACGGCCCAGGAAGCGAAATCGAAAGTGAAAACCCTTCGTCCCGATGTCATCATCGGAGCCATGGATTTCATGGAAGAGTTTGATGTCCCTGTATTGAGTGGAGATCCATTTTTGGATGATGTGGAAAGTGAAAAGACCATGGACCAGCTGATGTCTGTATTGGGCAGCTAA
- a CDS encoding ATP-binding protein, with the protein MGSEKQFEVGLDRLKNVCGEDLELDFCHSSKDVAPFESFIGQERAIRAMDFGLGMEATGYNIFVAGAQGTGKSTYTESAVHKVAEKKEVPKDWCYLHNFNDKDNPLAVSMPAGKGRIFKKDVENLVLELRIAIPKVFEGNEYQQQRDNIIQSVREKLMDLYHEMETEAKEKGFTLQQMQGRVLFLPVKDGRPIQQNEYDTFSMEERKQIEEKMHVLQSKFNENMRVGQNMERQANMQILDLERKMAHSVAGSLVDKVREKYNGSTTLQEYFDGFLKDVVENHNVFRMAGHPEGMEQNTGSGSEEGFPAGIFQGNVPFDENEIRFVKYRVNLFVNNEKTNGAPVVLVSSPNYYNLFGKVEYRSQMMSMTTDFTMIKAGAIQKANGGYLILQAKDLLMDPLVWDSLKKALKYREAVVENMGEQYRLVPTNALKAQPIPLDVKVILIGTPMFYAIFSSDEDFQKLFKVKVDFDVEMPRNKENVCQYVSYVSALCEEGNLKHFDKKALAKIVEYGSRLASDQEKLSTRFNEIKDIVYEADAFAKINGSEMVSGEHVRRAIDERKFRLNKLEEKIQESIIEERIHIQTTGREVGQINGLSVIGLSGYSFGIPTRITARTYMGRGGVIHIERETGMSGSIHSKGVYTLVGYLGGTFAKKKTLGLTAQITFEQNYQGVEGDSASSAQLYAILSSLSGVPIKQHIAVTGSVDQMGRIQPIGGAVEKIEGFYDICKAKGLTGDQGVLLPEENLKDLMLKDEVLDAVAQGKFHIYTVPTVKEGIELLTDMPAGDEDEKGEYPEASLFGKVVKRLKESEQNEKKNKTNEQEKAGDEENND; encoded by the coding sequence ATGGGATCGGAAAAGCAATTTGAGGTCGGTTTGGATCGGTTAAAAAACGTATGCGGTGAAGATCTGGAACTGGATTTTTGTCATTCATCCAAGGATGTGGCGCCTTTTGAAAGTTTTATCGGACAAGAACGGGCCATTCGGGCCATGGATTTTGGTCTTGGAATGGAGGCTACAGGCTACAATATTTTTGTTGCAGGCGCCCAGGGAACTGGAAAAAGTACCTACACGGAAAGTGCTGTTCATAAAGTGGCTGAAAAAAAAGAAGTGCCAAAGGACTGGTGTTATCTCCATAATTTCAACGACAAGGACAATCCGCTGGCCGTATCCATGCCGGCAGGCAAGGGTCGGATCTTTAAAAAAGACGTGGAAAATTTGGTTCTGGAATTGAGGATCGCCATTCCAAAGGTATTTGAAGGGAATGAATACCAACAGCAGCGGGACAATATCATACAATCCGTCCGGGAAAAACTCATGGATCTGTACCACGAGATGGAAACGGAGGCGAAAGAAAAGGGATTCACATTACAGCAAATGCAGGGGAGAGTACTTTTTCTTCCGGTGAAAGATGGCCGCCCCATCCAGCAAAACGAATATGATACCTTCTCCATGGAAGAACGAAAACAAATCGAAGAAAAAATGCATGTGCTCCAAAGCAAGTTCAATGAAAACATGCGGGTCGGACAAAACATGGAACGACAAGCAAACATGCAGATCTTGGATCTGGAAAGAAAAATGGCTCATAGTGTAGCAGGATCGCTGGTAGATAAAGTACGGGAAAAATACAACGGCAGCACCACTCTACAGGAATATTTTGACGGATTCCTGAAAGATGTGGTGGAAAACCACAATGTTTTTCGTATGGCAGGTCATCCAGAGGGCATGGAGCAAAACACTGGATCCGGATCGGAGGAAGGTTTTCCGGCAGGAATATTTCAAGGAAATGTTCCTTTTGACGAGAATGAAATACGTTTTGTCAAGTATCGGGTCAATTTGTTCGTCAACAATGAAAAAACCAATGGTGCTCCAGTAGTTCTGGTTTCCAGCCCCAACTACTACAATCTTTTTGGAAAAGTGGAATATCGAAGCCAAATGATGAGCATGACCACAGATTTTACCATGATCAAGGCCGGAGCGATCCAAAAGGCCAATGGAGGATATCTGATTTTACAGGCGAAAGATCTCTTGATGGATCCTTTGGTCTGGGATTCCCTGAAGAAAGCATTGAAATATCGGGAAGCCGTTGTTGAGAATATGGGAGAACAGTATCGTCTTGTGCCCACCAATGCCTTGAAAGCACAGCCCATTCCTTTGGATGTGAAGGTGATTTTGATCGGTACGCCCATGTTCTATGCCATATTCAGTTCGGATGAAGATTTTCAAAAACTGTTTAAAGTCAAGGTGGATTTTGATGTGGAGATGCCGCGAAACAAAGAAAACGTCTGCCAATATGTATCTTATGTCAGTGCCCTATGCGAAGAAGGAAATTTGAAACACTTTGACAAGAAGGCACTGGCCAAAATCGTCGAATATGGGTCCAGGCTGGCATCGGATCAGGAAAAACTAAGTACCCGGTTCAACGAGATCAAAGACATCGTATACGAAGCCGATGCTTTTGCCAAGATCAACGGAAGCGAAATGGTCAGTGGCGAACACGTTCGCAGAGCCATTGACGAGAGAAAATTTCGTTTGAACAAGCTGGAAGAAAAAATCCAGGAAAGCATCATTGAAGAAAGGATCCATATCCAGACAACTGGCAGGGAAGTGGGACAGATCAATGGATTGTCCGTGATCGGTCTAAGCGGATATTCTTTTGGGATCCCTACAAGGATCACTGCCAGAACCTATATGGGCCGGGGTGGCGTCATTCATATCGAACGAGAAACAGGGATGAGCGGCAGTATTCACAGCAAGGGGGTATACACCCTCGTCGGATATTTGGGAGGTACATTCGCCAAGAAAAAAACATTGGGATTGACGGCACAGATCACTTTTGAGCAAAACTACCAGGGAGTGGAAGGAGACAGCGCTTCCAGTGCCCAGCTGTATGCCATTCTTTCCAGCTTGTCGGGGGTGCCCATCAAACAACACATTGCCGTTACCGGATCTGTCGATCAAATGGGTCGAATACAACCCATCGGAGGAGCTGTTGAAAAGATCGAAGGGTTTTACGATATTTGCAAGGCCAAGGGACTCACTGGAGATCAAGGGGTGTTGTTGCCGGAAGAAAACTTGAAAGACCTGATGCTTAAAGATGAGGTGCTGGATGCAGTGGCCCAGGGCAAGTTCCACATATATACGGTTCCTACCGTAAAAGAAGGTATTGAGTTGTTGACCGACATGCCTGCTGGCGATGAAGATGAAAAGGGAGAATATCCGGAAGCCTCTCTGTTCGGGAAAGTGGTCAAGCGATTGAAGGAATCGGAACAAAATGAAAAAAAGAATAAAACCAATGAACAGGAAAAAGCCGGTGATGAAGAAAACAACGATTAA